A stretch of DNA from Camelina sativa cultivar DH55 unplaced genomic scaffold, Cs unpScaffold01682, whole genome shotgun sequence:
gtgaaggatctgagcACGCGGATTCTGTTCCTTCAAGGCAAAACTAACCGTGAATTGTATGAGTGGCCCTTGTCAGCTCCAACCGCTATGCTTGCTTCTTCCAGCTCCAAGGCTCCTCTCTCATTATGGCACTCTCGTCTTGGACATCCGTCCTCCTCTGTTTTACATCATGttattttgctttttctctTCCCTTTTCGTCTCAGACAATCTCCCCTTGCAATGattgtttgattaataaaagCCAAAAGCTCCCTTTCTCTCAATCCACTATTACTTCGTCTCGATCACTCGAGATTTTGTTCTCCGATGTTTGGACGTCTCCCATTCTTTCTCAtgataatttcaaatattatcttCTCATTGTTGACCATTACACAAGATATACCTGGCTTTATCCCCTGAAACAGAAATCTCACGTTAAAGAAACATTCATCACCTTCAAAGCTTTAGTTGAAAACTTTTTCCGAGAGAAGATTGGTACCTTCTACAATGACAATGGTGGCGAATTCATAGCACTCAGGGGGTTCCTCTCAACACATGGTATTTCTCACTTAACATCTCCACCTCATACGCCGGTGCATAACGGGATCTCCGAACGGAAACTCAGACATATCGTTGACATGGGTCTCACTCTGCTCTCCACTGCCTCTGTTCCTAAGATTTATTGGCCATTTGCGTTTGCTGTTGCTGTGTATTTGATTAATCGGCTCCCCACACCGGTTCTCTCTCTTCAATCTCCTTACCAGAAGCTGTTTCGGCGATCTCCCAACTACGCCAACATCTGCTTATTCGGTTGTTCTTGCTATCCGTGGTTACGCCCCTATAATTCTCATAAACTCGATGATAGGTCTCTTCGCTGTGTGTTCTTCGGATATTCACCAACACAAAGTCCATACCTTTGCTATCACGTTCCCACCGGTCGCCTATATGTCTCTAGACATGTCCGCTTTGATGAGACGACATTTCCCTTCACCACGGTGTCTTCTCGACCAACCTCCATTGCCACTGATACTCGTTCTCTTCACCAACAGTGGCCGCTTCACTCTACAATTCCTCACTCGGGTTTAGTTTTGCCTCGTCAATCTGCCAGCTCAGATCTTCACCCGCCACATCCACCTCCGTCGTCTTCCTCGCTCGATGCGTTGTCATCAACGCaagtatcatcttcttcctctcaatctCCTTCTGTTTCTCTCTCCTCTGAGCCCACTGCTCCACCTGAAAATGGGCCGCGACCCACGGCCCAGCAACACTCCATATCCACAACCACCTCATCGACCACTTCCTCTTCCTCACAACATTCTTTGACAAATCCCACCAACACAAATTCGGCCCACCAACCAAATTTAAACAGTCCAGCCCATTTACCATCTCCATCCACTAGCAGTCCGATAAGTAGaacctcttcttcgtcttcttcgtcggaGAATCCTCCTCCGCTGGCCATTGTTCCACTGCCTCTGGGAAATACTCATTCTATGTCAACCCATGCAAAATCCGGCATCTCCAAACCAAACACTAAATACTCCCTCGCTATTCAGGCCTTACCACCAACTGAACCACGGACTGCCAAACAAGCTCTAAACGATGACCGTTTCCGCCCTGCAATGTCGTCAGAGATCAATGCTCAATTGCGCAACCACACATGGGATCTAGTTCCACCACCGTCCCCCACAACAACGATTGTCGGCTGTCGCTGGATCTTCACAACCAAGTATAATCCTGATGGCTCCATCAATCGCTATAAAGCATGTCTCGTTGCAAAAGGTTACAATCAACGACGAGGTTTGGATTATGCGGAAACCTTTAGTCCTGTCATTAAATCGACAACCATTAGAATTGTTCTTGGTGTTGCGGTTGATATGTCCTGGCCAATTCGTCAATTAGATGTAAACAATGCGTTTCTACAAGGAACTTTGACAGAGGAAGTCTATATGCAACAACCCCCGGGTTTTGTTGATGCTGATCACCTGGATTATGTATGTCGCTTACAGAAGGCTGTCTATGGCCTTAAACAAGCTCCCCGCGCCTGGTATGTTTAATTGAGAACTTATCTTCTTCAAGTTGGCTTCATAAACTCTGTTTCGGACACATCTCTGTTTATTCTACGTCATGGTCGGTATGTCGTGTATATGCTTGTTTACGTTGATGACATCATTGTCACGGGGAATGACAACGCTCTGTTAAACCACACGCTTGAAGGTCTTGCTACACGATTCTCAGTCAAGGATCATGAAGAACTCCATTACTTTCTTGGAGTTGAAGCTAAACGGTGCTCCCTTGGTCTGCACCTCAATCAACGTAAGTATGTTCTTGACTTATTGGGCAACACAAACATGCTAGGTGCCAAACCAGTTGCTACGCCCATGGCTACATCTCCAAAACTCACTCTCCAGTCTGGTACACGACTTGCTGATCCGGCTGAATATCGAAGAATTGTGGGTAGTCTTCAATATCTAGCATTCACTAGGCCTGATATATCATATGCGGTAAATCGCTTATCTCAGTTTATGCATCAACC
This window harbors:
- the LOC109131670 gene encoding uncharacterized protein LOC109131670 produces the protein MLVYVDDIIVTGNDNALLNHTLEGLATRFSVKDHEELHYFLGVEAKRCSLGLHLNQRKYVLDLLGNTNMLGAKPVATPMATSPKLTLQSGTRLADPAEYRRIVGSLQYLAFTRPDISYAVNRLSQFMHQPSTDHWTAVKRVLRYLAVTLDHGILLTRGTNRCLHAYTDADWAGDSDDYVSTNGYIVYLGQHPISWSSKKQRSIARSSTEAEYRSVATTSIELNWICSLLKELGVSFTTPP